In Methanomicrobium antiquum, one DNA window encodes the following:
- a CDS encoding DNA-directed RNA polymerase subunit P, whose amino-acid sequence MSGYKCARCKQKVEIDINVRCPYCGHRILFKERGAGIKTVKAR is encoded by the coding sequence ATGTCAGGTTACAAGTGCGCAAGGTGCAAGCAGAAAGTGGAGATTGACATAAATGTCCGCTGTCCATACTGCGGCCACCGTATTCTTTTCAAGGAGCGCGGGGCAGGCATTAAAACTGTTAAAGCCAGATAA
- a CDS encoding KEOPS complex subunit Pcc1, with protein sequence MSLNSKQKNKAVFVFETPYAEQIFESVRPEDDDMGRSCSKVSLKDENSIALTVEADDVSALRAALNTWLRLIIIAEEMQEVIKDE encoded by the coding sequence ATGTCCTTAAACTCAAAGCAGAAGAATAAGGCGGTTTTTGTTTTTGAAACACCTTATGCAGAGCAGATTTTTGAATCTGTCAGGCCTGAAGATGATGATATGGGCCGTTCATGCTCTAAAGTTTCATTAAAAGATGAAAATTCGATTGCTTTGACGGTTGAGGCAGATGATGTTTCTGCCCTTCGTGCGGCATTAAATACATGGTTAAGACTGATTATTATTGCAGAAGAGATGCAGGAGGTAATAAAAGATGAATAA
- a CDS encoding prefoldin subunit beta: protein MNNIPPKVQNQLAMLQQVQQQLQTIMQQKASFEMAAKEAKKAREELSNVKDDAGVYVTIGTVMMQKDKESVASDLDDKADTLELRVKSLEKQEKALQTKFEQLQQQIQSAMQSQGAGAPPSAN from the coding sequence ATGAATAATATTCCACCAAAAGTTCAGAATCAGCTGGCAATGCTTCAGCAGGTACAGCAACAGTTGCAGACTATAATGCAGCAGAAAGCAAGCTTTGAGATGGCGGCCAAAGAGGCAAAAAAGGCCAGGGAAGAACTTTCCAATGTTAAAGATGATGCCGGTGTATACGTTACAATAGGCACAGTTATGATGCAGAAAGACAAGGAATCTGTCGCATCAGATCTTGATGACAAGGCTGATACACTTGAGCTTCGTGTAAAGTCACTTGAAAAGCAGGAAAAGGCTCTTCAGACAAAATTTGAACAGCTACAACAGCAGATTCAGAGTGCCATGCAGTCACAGGGTGCAGGCGCTCCTCCTTCTGCAAACTAA
- a CDS encoding zinc ribbon domain-containing protein — MSDKISYTLTGRQISDLGILWKEDLTPLSPLDFQSNYPEGKNYPDYFLKEGICDESGSVGDSFKEILEVFALPTSYVNIVFLSDTKENNISKYYSDSLSRSITMLEGEDDSFAVGASLKTSWITSAYGLDTGANEIEIKPLAIELNIKEAVVFLALCDLERELFLVSKIPDYSNDKFLSGFGKEAIKKVFSDVIEIPGYSLFSEVFRILMTDDAFKSDVSDEALNSLSKKGIIRDMGNSYHLNPLYRESVVKYLVPDVALDITHLKTVENDRVLEKRISGIVSKDSFYSVMKSSDYPEKVSLFWLKRSDAFLLTDGLLKNPKTDPESLFKADLQKSDNSDAESKFENVVEAKEDIGIKDETEAAEVLKVEESKEFKDTNDSTEVLEAEDDIKATEAVVVLDDQKSGQFQTSEKKESGKKKNFCPECGSPLKEGAKFCSECGNKIA, encoded by the coding sequence ATGTCTGACAAAATATCCTATACACTCACAGGCAGGCAGATTTCAGATCTCGGGATTTTATGGAAAGAAGACTTAACACCACTTTCCCCTCTTGATTTCCAAAGTAATTATCCTGAAGGAAAAAATTATCCTGATTACTTTTTAAAGGAAGGAATATGTGATGAATCCGGAAGTGTCGGGGATAGCTTTAAGGAGATTTTGGAGGTTTTTGCACTTCCGACATCATATGTCAACATTGTTTTTTTAAGCGATACAAAGGAGAATAATATCTCTAAATATTATTCTGATTCTCTTTCCCGTTCTATTACAATGCTTGAAGGTGAAGATGATTCTTTTGCTGTAGGGGCGTCTCTTAAAACATCATGGATTACATCGGCTTACGGGCTTGACACCGGGGCAAATGAGATTGAGATAAAGCCACTGGCTATAGAATTAAACATCAAAGAAGCGGTTGTTTTTCTTGCTCTTTGTGATCTTGAAAGAGAACTTTTCCTTGTGTCAAAGATACCTGATTATTCTAATGATAAATTTCTGTCAGGATTTGGAAAGGAGGCAATAAAGAAGGTATTTTCCGATGTGATTGAAATACCCGGATATTCCCTCTTCTCAGAAGTATTCAGAATTTTAATGACCGATGATGCATTTAAATCTGATGTATCGGATGAGGCGTTAAATTCACTGTCAAAAAAAGGCATTATCAGGGATATGGGAAATTCATATCACTTAAATCCACTTTACCGCGAATCTGTTGTAAAATATTTGGTTCCTGATGTAGCTCTTGACATAACTCATCTGAAGACAGTTGAAAATGACAGAGTTCTTGAGAAAAGAATTTCTGGAATTGTTTCAAAAGACAGTTTTTATTCAGTTATGAAATCATCAGATTATCCGGAAAAAGTATCTTTGTTCTGGCTTAAAAGAAGCGATGCTTTCCTTTTGACAGACGGACTTCTAAAAAACCCAAAAACAGATCCTGAATCACTCTTTAAAGCCGATCTGCAAAAATCAGACAATTCAGATGCAGAATCCAAGTTTGAAAATGTGGTTGAGGCTAAAGAGGATATTGGAATTAAAGATGAAACAGAAGCTGCAGAAGTTTTAAAAGTAGAAGAATCTAAAGAATTTAAAGATACTAATGACTCTACAGAAGTTTTAGAAGCTGAAGATGATATAAAAGCTACAGAAGCAGTTGTCGTTTTGGATGATCAGAAATCCGGGCAGTTTCAAACCAGTGAGAAGAAAGAATCAGGCAAAAAAAAGAATTTTTGTCCTGAATGCGGCTCTCCCTTAAAAGAAGGTGCAAAGTTCTGTTCAGAATGCGGGAATAAAATAGCCTGA
- a CDS encoding extracellular solute-binding protein: MSDKFNFKSLIAVFAVIVIAIFLFFVLTGQNTPSDERKVVVYTSVDQIFSEPVLKEYEAETGVKVLAVYDVEAAKTTGLSNRLLAEKDNPVADVFWNGEFSKTLLLRDEGVFEPYFSNNSKDIPDEYRDKDGYWTGFGGRARIILVNTDRLSPEDYPDSIFDLLDEKYKAEEIAIAYPMFGTTATHASALYAYLGDEKAKEYFKSLYSKGVRVVDGNSVVRDLVADGSVSIGLTDTDDALGAVERGLPVSIIVPDQGEDQIGTLVIPNTIALVKDAPNKNEGRKLIDYLLSKEMESKLVKSGWFQTTLRDTGEVFDSPISKTIKGMTVSPDEINLYQKNASLDMKVIFIR; this comes from the coding sequence ATGTCTGACAAATTTAATTTCAAATCATTAATTGCAGTATTTGCAGTAATTGTAATTGCAATTTTTTTATTTTTTGTTTTAACCGGTCAAAACACTCCTTCAGATGAAAGAAAAGTAGTTGTCTACACATCTGTCGATCAGATATTTTCAGAACCGGTTTTAAAGGAATATGAAGCTGAAACAGGAGTGAAAGTACTTGCAGTATATGATGTTGAGGCCGCAAAGACAACCGGTCTTTCAAACAGACTGCTTGCTGAAAAAGATAATCCTGTTGCAGATGTTTTCTGGAATGGTGAATTTTCAAAGACACTTTTACTAAGAGATGAAGGTGTTTTTGAACCATATTTCAGCAACAATTCAAAGGATATTCCTGACGAATACCGTGATAAAGACGGTTACTGGACAGGATTTGGAGGACGTGCAAGAATTATTCTTGTAAACACTGACAGATTAAGCCCTGAGGATTATCCTGATTCAATATTTGATCTGTTAGATGAGAAGTACAAAGCTGAGGAAATTGCAATCGCATACCCTATGTTTGGAACAACAGCAACACATGCATCTGCCCTTTATGCTTATCTTGGAGATGAGAAAGCAAAAGAATATTTCAAATCCCTTTATTCAAAAGGTGTTCGGGTAGTTGACGGCAATTCCGTTGTAAGAGATTTGGTTGCAGACGGTTCTGTCTCTATAGGACTTACAGACACAGATGATGCACTGGGCGCTGTGGAACGCGGGCTTCCTGTGTCTATAATCGTTCCTGATCAGGGTGAAGATCAGATAGGAACACTTGTTATTCCAAATACAATTGCTCTTGTTAAAGATGCACCTAATAAAAATGAAGGCCGGAAACTGATTGATTACCTTCTCTCAAAAGAGATGGAATCAAAGCTTGTTAAATCCGGATGGTTCCAGACTACTCTGAGAGATACCGGTGAGGTTTTTGATTCCCCTATTAGCAAGACAATAAAGGGAATGACTGTTAGTCCTGATGAGATCAACCTTTATCAGAAAAATGCCTCTCTGGATATGAAGGTAATTTTCATCCGCTAA
- a CDS encoding ABC transporter permease, whose product MTAPCPGKKGIFSLSVEDIIHTGGLILYLAVVFLPAGALFCLSFLSYVQDPFYYLEYLIPDIRQFSLFFTSIFLSFAVSAGTMATGFFAAVFLWRTKIKILANLKWLIFILIPVPPYVYALSCSSAAGVAGVSFTGWTAVYFVYLISFLPFSILICLLGLASVKSDFIDAGRIFSPDGEVFSKIIAGLSKPFLIAGGIIIFLLCLMDYSVPSLYSRSVYPLEIFAEYSSSGDTSGAFLMALPLVFISVLLVLTAVRYIKEISWEFSKNPDHSINQLKFPGYVNYIKITAFLIAFAGVFVLFITLISETGSAGLFFSSVTNAMDNIRTTIVICLISSVVCIPAALAVSKELIKNHKYSNLWWILVLFPLVLPPPLTGMGLISLWNGFMPFVLHGTLIVPVFALLSRFTSFAVIILFVFSKSGDTLLIDAAQIFSRGYLDSLKGIILPLLMPGIAGASALFFALGLGELGATLIVMPPGEATLTMRIYNYLHYGGSETVAGLCLFMTLLTAAAGLIVLIAIKRDNHSERYADD is encoded by the coding sequence ATGACAGCCCCCTGCCCTGGAAAAAAAGGGATATTTTCCCTTTCAGTTGAAGACATAATTCATACCGGAGGACTTATTTTGTACCTTGCAGTAGTTTTTCTTCCGGCAGGAGCACTATTTTGTTTATCCTTTCTCTCTTATGTACAGGACCCTTTTTATTATCTTGAATACCTGATTCCGGATATAAGACAGTTTTCTCTTTTTTTTACAAGTATATTCCTTTCATTTGCTGTTTCTGCTGGAACAATGGCAACCGGTTTTTTTGCCGCTGTATTTCTCTGGAGAACAAAAATAAAGATATTAGCAAATCTAAAATGGTTGATATTCATCCTGATACCTGTTCCACCTTATGTGTATGCACTTTCCTGCTCTTCAGCCGCCGGTGTTGCAGGAGTATCATTTACAGGATGGACTGCTGTGTACTTTGTTTATCTGATATCCTTTCTGCCTTTTTCAATACTCATATGCCTGTTGGGACTTGCAAGTGTAAAGTCTGATTTCATTGATGCAGGCAGAATTTTTTCACCTGATGGAGAGGTATTTTCAAAAATTATTGCAGGGCTTTCAAAGCCTTTTTTAATTGCAGGCGGAATCATCATATTTCTTCTTTGTTTGATGGATTACAGCGTCCCTTCACTTTATTCTAGGAGTGTATATCCACTTGAGATATTTGCGGAATACAGTTCTTCAGGCGATACTTCCGGTGCATTTCTAATGGCTCTGCCTCTTGTTTTTATATCAGTTTTACTGGTTTTAACTGCTGTCAGGTACATAAAAGAGATCTCCTGGGAATTTTCAAAGAATCCTGATCACTCAATAAATCAGCTGAAATTTCCCGGATATGTTAATTATATTAAAATTACAGCATTTTTGATTGCATTTGCCGGCGTTTTTGTTCTTTTTATAACCCTCATTTCAGAGACAGGCTCTGCTGGATTATTTTTCTCATCTGTAACAAATGCCATGGACAATATAAGGACAACCATTGTAATCTGTCTTATATCATCAGTTGTTTGTATTCCTGCGGCTTTGGCGGTTTCAAAAGAGCTTATAAAAAACCACAAATACTCAAATTTGTGGTGGATACTGGTTCTTTTTCCGCTTGTTCTTCCGCCGCCCCTTACAGGTATGGGTCTTATCTCCCTTTGGAACGGTTTTATGCCTTTTGTTTTACATGGAACCCTTATAGTACCTGTATTTGCTCTGTTATCCAGATTTACGTCATTTGCAGTAATTATTCTGTTTGTCTTTTCAAAAAGCGGTGATACTCTTCTTATTGATGCGGCACAGATATTTTCCAGAGGATATTTGGATTCATTAAAGGGCATAATTCTGCCGCTATTGATGCCAGGGATTGCAGGTGCCTCTGCTCTTTTTTTTGCACTCGGTTTAGGTGAGCTTGGTGCAACATTAATAGTGATGCCACCCGGAGAGGCAACCCTTACTATGAGAATATATAATTATTTACATTATGGAGGTTCAGAGACGGTTGCCGGGCTTTGTCTTTTTATGACACTTCTGACAGCCGCCGCCGGCTTAATTGTTCTTATTGCAATTAAAAGAGACAATCATTCGGAGAGATATGCAGATGATTAA
- a CDS encoding ABC transporter ATP-binding protein, giving the protein MIKISGLSKSYDKRYVLENISAEISDNSSVVITGPSGCGKSTLLRLIAGLEIPCAGTIEINKECASSKKGIIIPPYLRRIGYMFQSPALWPHMTVMENITFGIHDVSKSEAELRCSELMDILSVSALKDRYPSKISGGEARRIALARALAPRPQILLLDEPLVNLNPSLKEDMIELIIDWQKETKCTLVYVTHEEKEAEMISKTRFRIESGQFVSPD; this is encoded by the coding sequence ATGATTAAAATTTCAGGACTGTCAAAGTCCTATGACAAAAGGTATGTTCTTGAAAATATTTCAGCTGAAATATCTGATAATTCCTCTGTTGTAATTACAGGCCCGTCAGGTTGTGGCAAATCAACACTTTTACGGCTGATTGCAGGCCTTGAAATTCCCTGTGCAGGAACAATTGAGATAAACAAAGAGTGTGCAAGTTCAAAAAAAGGAATTATTATACCTCCGTATCTTCGCAGAATTGGTTATATGTTTCAGTCTCCTGCATTATGGCCGCACATGACAGTTATGGAAAATATTACATTTGGTATTCATGATGTTTCAAAAAGTGAGGCTGAATTAAGATGCAGTGAACTTATGGATATTTTGTCTGTGTCAGCATTAAAAGACAGATACCCCTCAAAAATATCCGGTGGAGAGGCCAGAAGAATTGCTCTTGCACGTGCACTTGCTCCACGTCCGCAAATTCTTCTTTTGGATGAGCCTCTTGTAAATCTCAATCCTTCTCTTAAGGAGGATATGATTGAGCTTATTATTGACTGGCAAAAAGAGACAAAATGCACTCTAGTTTATGTGACACATGAGGAAAAAGAAGCTGAGATGATATCAAAAACAAGATTCAGAATAGAATCCGGGCAATTTGTATCTCCTGACTGA
- a CDS encoding ligand-binding sensor domain-containing protein: protein MKQYRKLLILGFIFSLALLSAGCTEFGMDNTPVLKDGWTIIRPPSDVESLAEDKEFIWAGGKDGIYKINRHTFEVVDGIDCCPDMNYVDFVLVDKNGYLWAGFNEGAVRYDGKECILFDEKNGLSDRRVKVLYEDDEGRILIGTWGGVSVYDNGSWTYITSEDGLLEDMVNVIYQDDDKGMWYGSYVAPKGGVSYFKDGRWQYFTISDVLMHNNINAITQDLNGGIWIGTGLYDRGGAVRLVLENGEWISDKRLSKESGLSGNKVRSLFVDDKGNVWFGSEYDGLAVKKGDIFRVLARQDGLSDMEVKCFLMDSDNNLWIGTYNGITVISGSALDYI, encoded by the coding sequence ATGAAACAGTATAGGAAACTCCTGATTTTAGGATTTATTTTTTCCCTGGCATTGCTTTCAGCCGGATGCACAGAATTTGGGATGGACAACACTCCCGTTCTTAAAGATGGGTGGACCATAATCCGGCCTCCGTCAGATGTCGAATCACTTGCTGAAGATAAAGAGTTCATATGGGCAGGGGGAAAGGACGGGATATACAAAATAAACCGGCACACATTTGAGGTGGTGGATGGAATTGACTGCTGTCCGGATATGAATTATGTGGATTTTGTTCTTGTTGACAAAAACGGGTACCTCTGGGCCGGGTTTAATGAGGGTGCTGTCAGGTATGATGGCAAAGAATGCATTTTGTTTGATGAGAAAAACGGTCTGTCGGACAGACGTGTGAAGGTATTGTATGAGGATGATGAGGGAAGAATTCTCATCGGAACGTGGGGAGGTGTTTCTGTTTATGACAATGGCTCATGGACATATATCACATCAGAGGATGGTCTTTTAGAGGATATGGTAAATGTCATTTATCAGGACGATGACAAAGGGATGTGGTATGGGTCGTATGTCGCGCCAAAAGGCGGAGTCAGCTACTTTAAAGATGGCCGCTGGCAGTATTTCACAATCTCTGATGTTTTAATGCACAACAACATAAATGCAATAACGCAGGACTTAAACGGTGGAATCTGGATAGGAACCGGCCTTTACGACAGAGGCGGAGCAGTAAGACTTGTTTTAGAAAATGGTGAGTGGATATCGGATAAAAGACTCTCAAAAGAAAGCGGTCTTTCAGGAAATAAAGTTCGTTCATTGTTTGTTGATGATAAAGGGAATGTATGGTTCGGGTCAGAATATGATGGTCTGGCAGTAAAAAAAGGAGATATTTTCAGGGTACTTGCCAGACAGGACGGACTTTCAGATATGGAGGTCAAGTGTTTTCTGATGGATTCTGACAACAATCTCTGGATTGGGACATATAATGGAATTACAGTAATTTCAGGCAGTGCACTGGATTATATCTGA
- the pscS gene encoding O-phospho-L-seryl-tRNA:Cys-tRNA synthase: MLCADKIEARSVEEMFINIDPIQAGGRLTPEAQKAVLAYSDGYSVCDNCLKPFRLDYIKKPPLSEFHEDCAKWLNMDAVRVVPGARRGFQAVASTLVEKGDPVILTALSHYTEFVSVEQSGGIPCEIPKDENNHITGENAAQKIEDVIKEYNKTPSLLFVEHADYQFGNIHDIKGVVKAAHSYDIPVLLNGAYTVGIMPVDGKDIGADFIIGSGHKSMAAPAPSGIIATTEEYAQKVFRTTQAKGDVTGRTFGIKEVEMMGCTLMGVTMAGLVASFPAVKKRVENWDTEIKHSRMVADALCSIEGTKCLSDMPREHTLTRINTIESFDKVAETHKKRGYFFSAELKKKGICGVIAGSTKVWKYNTFGLTDRQTMYLCDSFKEIAKENGLNVNE, from the coding sequence ATGCTTTGCGCAGATAAAATTGAGGCGCGCTCTGTAGAAGAGATGTTCATAAACATCGATCCGATACAGGCCGGCGGAAGGCTGACTCCTGAGGCTCAGAAAGCAGTTTTAGCATATTCTGACGGGTATTCTGTATGCGATAACTGCCTAAAACCCTTCAGGCTTGACTACATAAAAAAGCCGCCCCTCTCTGAGTTTCACGAAGATTGTGCCAAATGGCTCAATATGGATGCTGTCAGGGTAGTTCCGGGCGCAAGAAGAGGTTTTCAGGCCGTTGCATCAACCCTTGTTGAAAAAGGCGATCCTGTAATCTTAACTGCACTTTCTCACTACACCGAATTTGTATCTGTTGAGCAGTCCGGAGGTATCCCCTGCGAAATTCCAAAAGATGAGAACAATCATATCACAGGCGAAAATGCGGCGCAAAAGATTGAGGATGTAATAAAAGAGTACAATAAAACACCTTCACTTCTTTTTGTCGAGCATGCCGACTACCAGTTTGGAAATATACATGATATAAAAGGCGTTGTAAAAGCCGCCCATTCATATGATATACCTGTTCTTTTAAACGGTGCATACACTGTTGGAATAATGCCGGTTGACGGAAAAGATATCGGTGCTGACTTCATAATCGGTTCAGGTCATAAAAGCATGGCTGCACCGGCACCATCCGGAATTATTGCAACAACTGAGGAGTATGCCCAAAAGGTCTTTAGAACAACTCAGGCAAAAGGAGATGTCACCGGACGCACTTTTGGTATAAAAGAGGTTGAGATGATGGGATGCACACTTATGGGAGTTACCATGGCAGGACTTGTTGCATCATTTCCGGCTGTTAAAAAGCGTGTTGAAAACTGGGATACAGAAATTAAGCACAGCAGGATGGTTGCAGACGCACTATGCTCAATTGAAGGAACAAAGTGCTTAAGCGACATGCCAAGAGAGCATACACTCACCCGTATCAATACAATAGAGTCATTTGACAAGGTTGCAGAAACTCACAAGAAAAGAGGATACTTTTTCTCAGCCGAACTTAAAAAGAAAGGTATTTGTGGTGTTATCGCCGGTTCAACAAAGGTATGGAAATACAATACATTCGGACTTACGGACAGACAAACAATGTATCTTTGTGACTCATTTAAAGAGATTGCCAAAGAAAACGGTCTTAATGTTAATGAATAA
- the thiI gene encoding tRNA uracil 4-sulfurtransferase ThiI — MAKYGELFLKSESVQRYYTKLLTKNIRMALNAAGLKADIELHRGRILISGDNTKDIADTVSKVFGIVGVSIAVLTSPERSEIEEAAAEFASKKLKSGMTFAVRPRRSNITGFTSQELGASTGSRIYQRVPGLTVNLTDPDYEIFVEARKEGGLIYDNSIEGPGGLPVGTQGKVLSLLSAGIDSPVASWLVMKRGCIVSYVHFNSEKYMGADTKKASLENLANLSLWTPGHSVEMVCVKIDKFYDSLVNVENQKNRCLICKRFMLRIASEIVRKEGYLAIVMGNNLGQVASQTLSNISVVESVVPPDIPVIQPLITYDKEETVKIARKIKTFRNLAGDVGCSVVPKHPAVSATSESVIEDEKELDIKELMKICLLDVKKYRALNGEIISPDES, encoded by the coding sequence ATGGCAAAATATGGTGAGCTTTTTTTAAAAAGTGAATCAGTTCAGCGCTACTATACAAAATTACTTACAAAAAATATCAGGATGGCGCTTAATGCCGCGGGACTCAAAGCAGATATCGAACTCCACAGAGGCAGAATTTTAATCAGCGGGGATAATACAAAGGATATTGCAGATACAGTATCTAAGGTTTTTGGAATTGTAGGAGTAAGTATTGCGGTTTTGACATCTCCTGAACGCTCCGAAATAGAAGAGGCCGCTGCTGAATTTGCATCAAAGAAACTAAAATCAGGCATGACATTTGCTGTCAGGCCGCGAAGGTCAAATATAACAGGCTTTACAAGTCAGGAACTTGGCGCATCAACAGGAAGCAGAATATATCAGCGTGTTCCGGGCTTAACTGTCAATTTAACAGATCCTGACTATGAAATTTTTGTTGAGGCAAGAAAAGAAGGCGGCCTTATTTATGACAATTCAATTGAAGGCCCTGGCGGCCTTCCGGTTGGCACACAGGGCAAGGTGCTTTCATTGTTATCAGCCGGAATTGATTCTCCTGTCGCATCATGGCTTGTCATGAAAAGGGGCTGTATTGTATCTTACGTTCATTTTAACAGCGAAAAATACATGGGAGCAGATACCAAAAAAGCCTCGCTGGAAAACCTCGCAAACCTCTCTTTATGGACTCCGGGACATTCTGTTGAAATGGTCTGTGTAAAAATTGACAAATTCTATGATTCACTGGTAAATGTAGAAAACCAGAAGAACCGGTGTCTTATATGCAAGAGGTTTATGCTTAGAATAGCATCTGAGATTGTAAGAAAAGAAGGATATCTTGCGATTGTGATGGGAAACAATCTGGGCCAGGTTGCATCGCAGACACTTTCCAATATATCAGTTGTTGAATCTGTTGTGCCACCAGATATTCCGGTAATTCAGCCTTTAATCACATATGACAAAGAGGAAACCGTAAAAATCGCAAGAAAAATAAAAACTTTCCGCAATCTTGCAGGAGATGTTGGATGCAGTGTTGTTCCAAAACATCCTGCGGTTTCTGCAACGTCAGAATCTGTTATTGAGGATGAAAAGGAACTTGATATAAAAGAACTCATGAAAATCTGCCTGCTGGATGTCAAAAAATATCGTGCATTAAACGGGGAGATAATATCTCCAGATGAAAGTTGA
- a CDS encoding DUF2150 family protein: MAKKKAEKSEPTSVLYYFYTQERWDNWLKTLLEMSFEEDSESDEMPEGLAALDNFTKDINVSVLKIIKLFQNNSYNSKTALEKLNEVEAIIMGEVPENELFDILQGVQMRFLVLFLSCKKFLNGEIGEGEIKDLVKEGRKTGDSDVEKSLELASTIGAKVLNGESCCGKYLRSDSDDEPILFDDWLVEVDDMGEALKSLKKFDEEFGVGI, from the coding sequence ATGGCAAAGAAAAAAGCGGAAAAATCAGAGCCAACATCAGTACTGTATTACTTTTACACACAGGAAAGATGGGATAACTGGCTAAAAACGCTTCTTGAGATGAGCTTTGAGGAAGACTCAGAATCTGATGAGATGCCCGAAGGCTTAGCAGCGCTTGACAACTTTACAAAAGACATCAACGTCTCTGTATTGAAAATAATAAAACTCTTCCAGAATAACAGCTATAATTCCAAAACAGCACTTGAAAAGCTGAATGAAGTTGAAGCAATCATAATGGGAGAGGTTCCTGAAAATGAACTGTTCGATATTCTTCAGGGTGTCCAGATGCGCTTTTTAGTCCTCTTCCTTTCATGCAAGAAATTCTTAAACGGTGAAATCGGAGAAGGAGAAATAAAAGATCTTGTAAAAGAGGGCAGAAAAACAGGCGACAGCGATGTTGAAAAGTCACTTGAGCTTGCATCCACAATCGGCGCAAAAGTACTCAATGGAGAATCCTGCTGTGGAAAATATCTGCGCTCGGATTCTGATGACGAGCCCATACTCTTTGACGACTGGCTTGTAGAAGTCGATGATATGGGCGAGGCGTTAAAATCTCTTAAGAAATTCGATGAGGAATTTGGAGTAGGAATTTGA
- a CDS encoding DUF5814 domain-containing protein, whose product MIASKARFKAAKKLQNIVGYRVPEFAFKGQFLEAVCACADYPRMEKRLRQQIINFFKTFLNCRCKTNPLCGCAERKFAAEILELRMTGMDHKQISDFFLDEYGISLFPTDILSFLEESVHVLEAVRDVAEIEGDSDMIALADKTIQNVER is encoded by the coding sequence TTGATTGCATCAAAGGCGCGTTTTAAGGCGGCAAAGAAACTGCAGAATATTGTGGGATACCGTGTCCCGGAGTTTGCCTTTAAAGGACAGTTTCTCGAAGCTGTCTGCGCCTGTGCTGATTATCCGCGAATGGAAAAGCGGCTTAGACAGCAGATTATAAATTTTTTTAAAACTTTTTTAAACTGCAGATGCAAAACAAACCCTTTGTGCGGGTGTGCTGAGAGAAAATTTGCCGCAGAAATTCTTGAGCTTAGAATGACCGGAATGGATCATAAGCAGATTTCAGATTTTTTCCTCGATGAGTATGGAATATCTCTTTTTCCAACTGATATACTTAGTTTTCTTGAAGAGTCAGTGCATGTTCTCGAGGCTGTCAGGGATGTTGCAGAAATTGAAGGGGACTCTGATATGATTGCACTTGCAGACAAAACAATTCAGAATGTTGAAAGATAG